Proteins from a genomic interval of Chanodichthys erythropterus isolate Z2021 chromosome 8, ASM2448905v1, whole genome shotgun sequence:
- the LOC137025031 gene encoding gastrula zinc finger protein XlCGF57.1-like → MPFIKEEIEDMKIEETFSVKQEDTEEQTDPMPLNEEIQELNDVKEEKPDFITGENDLSCSQTEKTSSRKRARKTGDGRYFTCFQCGKRFRQRENLKAHMKVHNGESPYTCQQCGRGFSGKGSLKAHMRVHTGEKPFTCEQCGKSFAHLGTLSYHKRLHTGETPFTCDRCGKRFRRKLNLRGHMRLHSRDNCFKCHQCGMSFTDSDHLMKHVITHIGEKRFICPHCGRTCSSNSNLEVHVRLHTGEKPFTCQQCGKGFNEKGNLQVHMRLHTGEKPFICLQCEMSFTYRRDLKIHLKAHSGNNSVVIGLPVTARRNKKPIM, encoded by the coding sequence ACCCGATGCCGCTGAACGAGGAGATTCAAGAACTGAATGATGTAAAGGAAGAGAAACCAGATTTCATAACTGGGGAAAACGATCTCAGCTGCTCACAGACTGAAAagacttcctcacgaaaaagaGCTCGAAAGACAGGGGATGGACGTTATTTCACTTGCTTTCAGTGTGGAAAGCGTTTCAGACAACGTGAAAACCTTAAAGCTCACATGAAAGTTCACAATGGAGAAAgcccttacacctgccaacagtgtggaagaGGTTTCAGTGGAAAAGGAAGCCTTAAAgctcacatgagagttcacactggagagaagcctttcacctgcgaacagtgtggaaagagttttgcaCATCTAGGTACGCTTAGTTACCACAAAAgacttcacactggagaaaCACCTTTCACATGTGATCGGTGTGGAAAGAGGTTCAGACGTAAATTAAACCTTAGGGGCCACATGAGGCTTCACTCAAGAgataactgttttaaatgtcatcAGTGTGGAATGAGCTTCACAGACAGCGATCACCTGATGAAACATGTAATAACTCACATTGGAGAGAAGCGTTTCATTTGCCCTCACTGTGGAAGGACTTGCTCAAGCAATTCAAACCTTGAGGTTCACGTGAgacttcacactggagagaagcctttcacctgccaacagtgtggaaaaggTTTCAATGAAAAAGGAAACCTTCAAGTCCACATGAGgcttcacactggagagaaacctttcatTTGTCTTCAGTGTGAGATGAGTTTCACATATCGAAGAGACCTGAAAATTCATTTGAAAGCTCATTCTGGAAATAACAGTGTTGTTATTGGTCTACCGGTTACTGCACGTAGAAACAAAAAGCCCATTATGTGA